The Streptomyces sp. NBC_00435 nucleotide sequence GGTGGGTGGCGAAGTACCTCCGGGGCGCCCCGTGGGAGACCCCGGCCCGGCGGGCGATCTCGCGCAGCCCGAGCGCGGCGGTGCCCTCGGTCGTCACGAGCTCCACGCCGACGTCGATCAGCCGCTCGCGCAGCCCGCTGTCCTGGTCCATGGACACTGTCTACCAGCTGGGCGTAGACAGTGTCTATCTCCGTCCTTCCGGGATGATGGGGTGAGTACGGCCGGGCACGGCCGGGCGACGCGCCCGGCCCGGCCGAGGAGGAGGTGACCCGCCATGGCCGAGCACGCGCCGCGCGAGGCCGGTCCGTCGGCGGGCGGCCTGGACGAGGGCCGTCTGATGAAGGAGCTCGAGGCCATCCACCGTACGCGCCACGAGACCCTGCTCCACGGGTCGGACGACGCGCTGGTCACCCACACCCAGCGGATGGACGAGCTGGAGCGCGAGTACGTCCGCCGCCACCCGGAACGCGCCCAGACCCCGGGCCGCACCCGCTCCGGTGCCCGCGCCCGTTCGGGCGACGCGCCCGGGCAGGGCTGATCGCGCGGCGACCGGTCCGGTGTCCGGGCGGGCCGCTACTTCTCGGCGTGCTCGCCCAGCAGGAACAGCAGCCAGACGAAGCCGGCGAAGAGGTGCGTGCCGGCGATGTAGAAGAACGCGCGCAGCAGGACGCCGTTCTCCTTCCACTTCTCGTACTTGGCCGCCGCGGAGCGGGCCTGCTCCGAACCCTCGTTCTTGTCCGTCGTCACCCGAACAGGGTACGGGCAGGCCCGCGGGAGACGGACGGCTTGGAGGGTGCTGCGCTGCTCGGGTGTAGGGCGGGTTGCCCCCGGTCCCTTGATCGGTATCGGCGTGGATCAGATTTGCATCATGTGAGACAAATTTGTATCGTTTGATGCGAAGGAGGATCGCATGATGAACGAAGAAGAGCTGCTGGACGGCGCCGCACGCGTGCTCGCCGGCGATCACAGCGCCTCCATGGCGCACATCGCCGCAGGCATCGGCATCAGCCGCGCCACGCTGAGCCGCCGCTACCCGACCCGGGAAGCGCTGCTCAAAGCCGTCGCCGTCCGGGCCATCGACGTCGTCGACGGCTGCCTCGCCCCCGCCGACCTCCCCGGCACCGCCGGCGGCGCGGAGTTCGACGCCGCCCTGGAGCGGCTCGTCACCGGACTGCTGCCCGCCGCGCACCTGTACGGGTTCACCTCGCGCGACGCCACCGTGCTCGCCGATCCCGGGTTCAAGGCCGGCATCCAGCGCCAGGACCAGCGGGCCCTCGCCTTCCTCGCCCTCGGCCAGGGCCTCGGCCGGCTCCGCGTCGACCTGCCCGCGTACTGGATCTGGTACTCGCTCTGGGGGCTGCTCGACGCCGCCGCCGAGGGCGTCCGCGACGGCCACCTCGCCCGCCGTGACATCGGCCGGCTCGTCCTCGCCTCCTTCCTCAGCGGAACCCGGCCGACCCCCGCCGAGTGACCCCGCACCCCTCCCGCGTACGACCGTGAACGGAAACCCCATGCACACCCCCACGCAGGACCCGCGCCGCTGGATCGTGCTCGCGATCCTCTCCGGCAGTCTCCTGCTCATCTCGATGGACACCACGATCCTCAACGTGGCCTTCCCCTCGCTCGTCGGCGACCTCCAGCCGGGCGCCGTACAGCAGCTGTGGATCATTGACATCTACGCACTCGCCCTCTCCGGGCTGCTGGTGACCGCCGGCGCCCTCGGCGACCGCTGGGGCCGCAAGCGGCTGCTGATGGCGGGCTTCGGCATCTTCGCCCTCGCCTCGCTCATCGCCGTCTTCTCGACCGAGGCCTGGCACGTCATCGCGGCCCGCGCCCTGCTCGGCGTCGGCGGCGCCGCGATCATGCCGTCCACCCTGTCGATCCTGCGCAGCGTCTTCACCGATGCCAAGGAACGCGCCTTCGCCCTCGCGGTCTGGGCCGCCGTCTTCGGCGGCGGCATGGCCTTCGGCCCGGTCGTCGGCGGCCTGCTCGTCCAGGACTACGGTTGGCACTCCGCCTTCCTCCTCAACCTCCCCGTCGCCGCGGTCATCGTCGCGGCCGGCCTGCGCTACCTCCCCGAATCCCGCTCCCCGCGCTCCTCCGGCAAGTGGGACTGGTGGGGCGTCGGCCAGTCGATCGTCGGCATGCTCGCCCTCGCGGGCGGCATCAAGCAGCTCGGCAAGAGCGGTGTCGCCGACCCGCTGCCCTGGGCGCTGCTCGCCCTCGCGGCCGTCGCGCTGACCCTGTTCGTCCGCCGCCAGCTGCGCGTGGACAACCCGCTGCTCCAGGTCCGGCTCTTCACCAAGCCCGCCTTCAGCGTGGCCGCCACCGCGATCTTCCTGCCCATGGTGGGCATGGGCGCGATTCTGTTCCTGGTCACCCAGTGGTTCCAGTACGGCCAGGGCTACACCCCACTGGAGGCCGGCCTGCGCCTGCTGCCCGCCCCGCTCGCGCTGATCTGCGCCTCGATGGTCGCCCCGACCCTCATGCAGCGCTTCGCGATCCGGCACGTGCTCGGCGGCGGTCTGGTGGTCCTCGCCGCGGGCATGGCCCTGCCCTGGACCCTCCAGCAGTTCACCGGCCTCGGCTACCCCGCCTTCGCCGTGGCGCTGACCGTCATGGGCCTGGGAGCGGGCGTCGCCACCACGGTCGCCTCGGTCACCCTCATCTCCACGGCCCCGGCCGACGAGGTCTCCAGCGCCGCCGCCATCGAGGAGACCTGCTACGAACTCGGCTCGGCCATGGGCGTCGCCATCCTGGGCTCCACCGCCGCCGCGCTCTACCGCGGCAACCTCCCGGCCCTGGACCTGGACTCCACCACGCTGGCCGCCGTACGGGACTCAGTGGGCGAGGCCGCCCACACCGCCGAGCGGCTCGGCGGCACCGTCGGCCAGACCCTCCTCGACGTCGCCTCGCAGGCCTACACCCTCGCGATCACCCCGGCGTTCCTGCTGGCCGGCGCCCTCGCGGTCGCCGCGGCGGCGACCACCTGGACGCTGATCCCGCGGGACCTGCAGCCGACCGAGAACCACTAGGGCCTGTCGTCGTGCGGCAGACGGGAGTTCGACGACGGGCCCCAGCGGTCAGGTGCGGGTCGTACGGGGTCCGCGAGCCCCGTACGCCCACACCGCCCGCATCGGCTCGGGCAACGGCGACGGTCCGGCCAGCTCCAGCTGGGTCAGCAGGATGGTGGTGAGCCCCGTCGAGGGGACGATGTGCGCGGCCGTGCCGGTGCCGCCGATCCAGCCGTAGCGGCCCGGGACGTTCCACGGGTCGGTCGGCGTGACGTCGACCGAACCGCCGAACCCCCAGCCCTGGCCCTCCAGGAACAGCGAGGCGCCGTCCCGCTGGGCCGCGGTGAGGTGGTCGGTGTTCATCCGCCGCACCGAATCGGCCGAGAGCAGCGGGCCGCCCCCGTCGAGCAGCATCCGGGCGAAGGCGAACCAGTCGTCCGCCGTGGACACCAGCCCGCCGGCCCCGGACGGGAAGGCGGGCATGCTGCTCCACTGCCCGTCGGGGGCGTCGACGAGGTCGAGCCCCCCGTCCGCGCCGGCCCGGTAGCAGTGCGTGAACCGGCCCAGCTGCCCCGCCGGCACGGCGAAACCGGTGTCGGCCATCCCCAGCGGCTCGAAGATCCGCTCCGCCAGGAACTCGGGCAGCGAGCAGCCGGCGACCCGGGCGATCAGTACGCCCAGGATGTCCGAGCAGGCGTTGTACAGCCAGGCCTCGCCCGGCTGGTGCAGCATCGGGATCCGCGCCAGCGTCGCCATCCATTCGTCCGGCGCCGCGACGGCCCGCGGCTGCGGCGGACCTTGCCGCAGCTCGCCGAAGAGCGGCGCGACCGCCGGGAGCGAGAAGTCCGTGGGGAAGCCCCACCCGGCGCGGAAGGTCAGCAGGTCGGCCACGGTCACCGGCCGCGCCGCCGGGACCACGTCGTCCACCGGGCTCGAGGGCGTCCGTACGACCATCGGTTCGGCGATCTCCGGCAGCCAGGCCGCGACCGCGTCGTCGAGCGCGAAGCGGCCGTCCTCCACCAGCATCATGGTCGCCGCCGCCGTGACCGGTTTGGTCAGCGAGGCGATCCGGAAGATCGAGTCCCGGACCATGGGGACGTCGCCCGCGGCGTCCGCGCTGCCCACGGCCACCACCTCCGGCTCCGAGCCGTCGCCCCGGTCCACCAGGGCCACCGCTCCCGGCGGGGATCCGCCTTCCACACAAGGCTGAAGGATGTCGAGCAAACCGGTCACGAGCCCGCCTTTCCGGGAGTGCGTCCTACGGAGTCCCACAGGCCGCAGTGGTGTTCGGCCGCCGCGTCCACGGGGCGGATGCCGCCCGAGTCCGCCGGTGCCAGGGACAGTACGGCGGGGGAACGGGGCCACCAGGGGCCCGTCCCGGGGGTGTTCGGATCGCCGGCCGCCGCGAACCGGGTCCAGTATCCGGCCATCCGGTCCGCGAGCACCCGCTGAGCGGCGGTCAACGGGAGCCCGGTGTCGAAGAGGTAGGGCAGCTCGAACCCGTGCGCGGCCCCGTAGGGGAAACCCGCCAAGGGCGGCAGTCCGCTGAAGTCCGGCGCCTGCCGGTCGTCGAACCGGTAGTCGTACGTGGGCACGTGCCGCGCCAGCGCGCGGCTGTCCCGCAGCTGCGGGCAGACGAAGGAGGCGTCCGTCAGCACGGCGGCGAAGGTCAGCGCGGGCGTCGGGTGGGCCGTCACCGGATAGGCCGCCTCGATCCGGCCGGCCGTCGCCCCGAACGCGGCGCGCAGCCGGTCCCGGTAGGCCTGGGGGTCGGAGACCGGGTAGCCGGGCAGGGTCGGCCCGAGGAAGAGCCGCATCTCGTCGTGGTTCGAGCCCTGCACCACCGGGACCCGGTGGAACTCCCCGCGTTCCAGGGCCAGTCGGGGCTCGGTGGGAAGCAGATCGGTGCCGTAGGAGACGGGGGAGAAGCGCAGCATGAGCTCGGGGGTCGCCAGCACTGCGGGGGGCAGGCCGCGCAGGCACTCCAGCACGGCGTCGCCCGCCGTGTCGTCGGGGGACTGCTCGCAGCCGAGCCCGGCCGCGGCGGCGCTCCCCTCGGCCACGGTGCGGTGCTCCGGCGCGAAGGGCTCGTAGGCGCCCAGGGTGGGGAGCAAGGATCGCGGCGGGATCGTGAGGGAGCAGGAGCCGCTCTGCGCGATCGCCCGGTGGAAGAGGCCGGCGGAGGCCGGGGAGGTGAGGTGCAGGCAGACGCTGAGGGCGCCCGCCGACTCGCCGAAGACGGTGACGTTGCCCGGATCACCACCGAAGCGGGCGGCGTTCGCCCGCACCCAGCGCAGCGCGGCCTGCTGGTCGGCGAGCGCGAAGTCGGGGGCCCCGCCGAGGGCGGGATGCGCGAAGAGACCGAAGATCCCGAGGCGGTAGTTGACCGTGACGACCACGGCGCCACCTGCCGCGGCCAGCCGGCCCGGCCGGTACAGGTCCCCGGCGCCGTTCATGAATCCGCCGCCGTGGAACCAGACCATGACCGGCCGCCGCGCCCCGGGCCCGGGCGGCGCGGCCGCGGCCTTCGGGGCTGTGACGTTGAGGAAGAGGCAGTCCTCCGAACCGCTGGGTCCGCCCGGCCCGATCGCGGGAAGCTGCACACAACGGGCCCCGGGCGCGCCCGGGGCCCGTACGCCTGCCCACCGCGGCGCGGGCTCCGGAAGCCGCCACCGCAGCGGCCCGGTCGGCGCGGCGGCGTACGGGATGCCCTCGAAGGTCCGGTACCCGGTCGTCTCCCGCCCGCGCACCGCCCCCCGGTCGGTCTTCACCACGGGCCGGGAGCCGATGGCCGCGGGCCCCCCGGGATGCGGGGCGGCGGCCCCGGCCACCGGAGCGGCGGCGGCCCCGGCCAACGGCCCGGTGGCCAGCAGCAGGAGGGCGAGCAGCAGGGCCCTGCCGGCCGCCATCAGTGCTCCCTCGTGAGCACGCCCCGTACGAAGGCGGCCTGCCCCGCGTGCTGGAGGGAGTCGCCGATCACGCTGACCAGCCGCACCCCGACGGTCACGGGCGGGTCCCACCGTTCGTCCACGACCCGGTCCAGGTCGGTGGCGCCGAGCCCCCGCAGGAACCGCCCGGTCCGCTCGTGGACGGCGTCGTAGTACTCCAGCAGCAGCTCGCCGGAGTCGACCCGCACGGCGCCGGCCTGGCGCGCGGTGTGCCCGTAGCCCGTGGATCCGGCCGGCAGTGCCAGCCCGAAGCGCTCGCCCCACCCCTGCGCGTCCCAGACCTGTTCCCAGCCGGCCGCGTCCGCCACGTGGTCGTCCTGGATCCGGGTCAGGTGCCAGACGAGCCAGGTGATCGAGTTCGCGCCGGGATCGATCCGCTCGTTGAGCTGTGCGGCGTCCAGCCCGTCGACGGCCTCGTGCACCACGCCCTGGATCCGGCCGAACGCGTCGGCCAGTACCTCCGTACCCTTCATGCCCCCACCATGCCCATGACCGGTGGCGACCGTGCCCGCGGCGCCGCGGGGGACCCCCGTTTGCCCGCCCCGAATGGCGCAGCGCGGCCGGGTGCCGCTGAATGTAACAAAGCGTGCGCTTCCCATGACGCACGATGACCGGCGCGCGATGTGTAGACCCGCGCGTCGGCGAACGGAGCTTTCCATGAATGACCCGATCACGCTCGCCGCGACGGAGTACGAGGAGCCGCGCCGGCTCCCCGACACGACGGACGCCTGGCCACCGGCCCCGGACACGGGCACGGACCAGGCCCCCGACTTCGGCCCCGCCCCCCGGGGCGCCGACCCCCGGGGCGCCGACCCCCGGGGCGCCGACCCCACCACAAGGACCGACCCCACCACAAGGACCGCCTCCGACTTCGGTTCCGGACCCGACTCCGGTACCGGACCCGGGGCCGCGCCGGGCGTGGCCCCCGAGCCCGGCACCGGCCCCCGTCCCCCGTCCCGGGAGGGTGCCGCGCCCGTGCGCACCGTCCTGGAGACCGCCGCCACCGGCCGTTCGGTCCGCGAGGTCGCCGCACTGGTGAGCCTCCTCAAGGAATCCGGACAGGTGCCCAACCCCGGACACGCGGCGCTGCGCGCGGCCGCCGTGGCCCGACCCGTCCACGAAGTGCGTGACATGGTCACCCTGCTGGGCGAGCCCCCGCACGAGGTCGTCGAAGCCGACATCACGCTGCGGGCCGCCGCCCTCGGCCGGCCCATCGAGGACGTGGCCCTGCTGGTCAGCATCCTCGGGACCGGCGAGCAGCCCCCGTACGGAAGTCCCGGTCCCCGCACCACGGAACCGGGACCCGCGGCACGGACCGCCGCCCACCGGCCCCCGCCGGCCCCGGCCGGGGCCCGGGCGAGGTCCGGGAGCCCGGGCAACGGCCGGCTGCGCCACGTCCTGCGCTGGCCGGTGGCGCTCGCCCTGCTCCTCTGCGGTGCGCTGCACGTGCCCGCAGACCTGGAAGGCCTGGCCTCCGCGGAGCCCGGGGGACTGCTCGCCCTGGGCGTCACCCTGCTCTGCCTGACCGCCGGCGCGCTGCTGGCGGTACGGGACACGGCCGGTGCCTGGCGGGCCGGCGCGGTGGTCGCGCTGGGCGTCACCGCGCTCCACGTGGCCGGCGGCGTCGTCGGGTTCGACCCGCTCGGCGGCTCGGTCGGCGGCACCGTGGCGTGGGCGGGCGTCACCGCGGTGCTGTGCGCCGCGGCCGTCGCCGTACTCGCCGGCCTGGCCCTGCAGTACCGTCCGTCGGCCGGCCCGGCCGACGGAGCCTGACCCAGGCGTGGAGGGGGCCCGGGCATCCAGGCCGGGGCCCCCTCCACGCGGTTTCGCGGAGGGAGACAGCCGATGGACCCGGTGGCCGCGCTGGACCGCATCGCCTTCCTGCTGGAACGCTCCCAGGAGCCCACCTACCGCGTCCAGGCCTTCCGCACGGCCGCCGCCGCCCTCGGCCGGATGGGCGAGGGCGAGCTGGAGGAGCGGGTCGCGGCGGGCACCCTCGAGGCGGTCCGGGGCATCGGTCCCAAGACGGCCCAGGTCGTCCGCGAAGCCCTCGCCGGGACGATCCCCGAGTACCTCCAGCGGCTGGAGGACAAGGCCGCCGCACACCCCGAAGGCCCGCCGCCGAGCCCTGAGGCCCTCGCCCTGCGCGCCGCCCTGCGGGGCGATTGCCACATGCACTCCGACTGGTCGGACGGCGGCAGTCCCATCGAGTCCATGGGCCGGGCCGCGGCCGCCCTCGGGCACGAATGGGCGGTGCTCACCGACCACTCGCCGCGCCTGACCGTCGCCCGGGGGCTCTCGCCGGAGCGGCTGCGCGAACAACTGCGGACGGTCGCCGAACTCAACGCGACCTGGGCGCCGTTCCGGCTGCTCACCGGCATCGAGTGCGACATCCTCGCCGACGGGTCGCTGGATCAGGAGCCCGAACTCCTGGCCGAGGTGGACCTGGTGGTCGGCTCCGTCCACTCCAAGCTCCGGATGGACGCCGCCGCCATGACCCGGCGGATGGTCACGGCCGTACGCGATCCGCACCTGGACGTCCTCGGTCACTGCACCGGGCGGCTGGTGACCGGCAGGACCCGCCCGGAGTCGGAGTTCGACGCCGAAGCCGTCTTCGCGGCCTGCGCCGAGTCCGGCGCCGCGGTCGAGATCAACAGCCGGCCCGAGCGGCTCGACCCGCCGCGCCGCCTGCTGCGGCTCGCCGTGGCCGCGGGAACCCTCTTCGCGATCGACACCGACGCGCACGCCCCGGGCCAGCTCGACTGGCAGACCACCGGCTGCGAACGGGCCCTGGAATGCGGGGTGACGGCCGACCGGGTAGTCAACACCTGGACCGGGGCCGACCTCCTCAACTGGACCCGGACCCGCCGCCCGCCCCGGGCCCACCGGTCCCGCCGGCCTCCTCGGGCACCCGGGACGACGTGAGGGTGAACAGCGCCCCGTCCGGATCGCGCAGCGAGACCCACCGTGCGGTCCCGCTGGACCCGGGCTCCGACACCGTCCGCCCACCCAGCTCCTCGGCCGCCGTCACGGCAGCTTCCAGCGAGGGCACCCGGAAGTGCACGTGCCAGCGCGGCCGGGTGTACGGACTGTAGGAACCCGGCTCGACCGGGCCGCTGTCGAGGCGCGCCACCGGCTCCCCGCCCTGGCGCAGCACGACCTGGTCCTGCTCGTAGGAGACCTCGCAGCAGCCGGCCCGGCCGGTGGCCCACTCCAGGACCTCCCCGTAGAAGATCGCCGACTCGAAGGCGTCCCGGGTACGGAGCTCCAGCCAGGCCGGAGCGTCCCGGGAGCCCACCCGCCAGCCCGCCGACACCTGGCCCTCCCAGACCCCGAACACCGCCCCGTCCCGGTCCGCCACCAGCGCCGCGCGGCCCCCCGACTCGAAGGAGACCGGGCCCACCGCGACGGTGCCGCTGCGCTCCCGCACCCGGTCCGCCGCCACGTCGACGTCGTCGACGGCGAAGTACGGGGTCCAGGCCACGGGCACCGCGAGATCCCCGGCGAGCGCCCCGATCCCGGCCACCGCCGCCCCGTCGAGGTAGGCCACGGAGAAGGCCTCGCCGAGCCGCGCGGGCCGGAACCGCCAGCCCACGACCGCACCGTAGAACCGCTGGGCCGCGCCGAGATCGCGGGCCATCAGGCTCACCCAGCACGGCGCCCCGAAGACGTCCCTCGTCGAAATCTCCACCGTTTTGCTCCGCCCTTCACCGGGGCGCGGTCAGCGCGCCGTCCGAGCACAAGCAGTAGCGCCCCGGTCCCGGCACGGGCGCGCAGGCGCGCCACCGGCGTGCGGATATCCCCTTGGCGGCTCGCGGGAAGGGCTCCTATGGTTCGCCGAATGACGCTCATGGATTCACGGGACATCGACCGCGCGGTATCGCTCACCACCCGGGCACTGCGGGAGGTGGCGCACCTCGACTGGTCGGTCCCGGCCGCGGGGCTGGAATGGAGCTGCCACGACACCGTCGTCCACGTGGCCGAGGATTTCGTGGCCTACGCCGCCCAGCTCACGGTCCGGGCGGCCGACGGGTACGTCCCCCTGGAGATCCGGGCCGACGAGGACGCCACCCGGGCCGGCCTGATCGACATGATCACGGCGTCCGCCGGCTTCCTGTCCGCCGCCGTGGCCCTCGCGGAGCCCGGCGCCCGCGCGTGGCACCCGTACGGCAGGGCGGGCGCGGACGGCTTCGCCGCGATGGGCGCCGTGGAGACCCTGCTGCACACCCACGACGTGCTCGGCGGCCTCGGCGTCCACGGCTGGGAGCCCGGTCCCGAGCTCCCTGCCCGGATCCTGGGCCGGCTCTTCCCGCACCTCCCGCACGGGGACGACGCCTGGCGGACCCTGCTGTGGGCGACCGGCCGGGGCGAACTGCCCGGCCTGGCACGGCAGACGGCCTGGCGGTGGTACGCCGAACCCGTGGTGGCGGACCGCCTGCTGCTCTGCGAGATCAGCCCGATGGTGGGAGCCGACCTGCACGCGGGCGGCACGGGCGGTTTCGTCTGGGCGGAGGACGGCCCCGGCGAGGGTACGCGCGTCGCCGCCGGGATGGTGGCGAAGGCGCGCGCGGAGGGTACGTACCGGCCGGGCTGGGGTCCGTACGCGATCATCCGCGCGAGCGACCGGCGGGCTGGGCTTCCACGCGGCCCCGGACGCCGACGGCCGCGCCGAGTTGGGGTACGACCTCGTCCCCTCGGCGCGCGGCAACGGCTATGCCACCGAGGCGGTGCGGGCGCTGTCCGGCTGGGCGTTCGGGCAGCCGGGCCTCGGCGTGCTGGCGGCCACGGTGGACGACGGCAACGCTCCCTCGCACGCGGTGCTCCGGCGGGCCGGTTTCGCGGAGGCGGGCACCGGGGAAGGCAAGGTCCGGTACGCCCTGCGCCAGGGCTAGGGGCTGTCGCCCGTTCCCCGGCCGGCCCGGCCCGGCGCCACCCGCCCCGCGCGGCCGAACCGTCCGCGCGGCCGACCCGACCCGGAAAGCAGGTCCCGCCGTGGTGAGTTCCCAGGTCCCCGTGATCGATCTCGGCCCGTGGCGGTCCGGCGGACCCGAGGTGCGCCGCCGGACCGCCTCCCGCGTGGACGAAGCGCTCCAGGCGGCCGGATTCCTGCTGGTGACCGGGCACGGGGTGGACCCGGAGCTGCCCGGCCGGATCCGGGAGGCGGCGCGCACGTTCTTCCGGCTCCCGGCCGCCGCCAAGGCCCCGTACGCCGTGCCGGTCGGCGGCCGGGGCTGGCTCGGCCCGGGCGCCGAGGCCAACAGCTACGCGGAGGGCGCGCCGTCGCCGCCGGACCTCAAGGAGTCCTGGTCCTGCGCGGCCGAGGATCCGACCGGGATCGCGTCGGTGGACGCCGAGTGGTTCCGCCCCAACGCGTGGCCGGCCGAAGTGCCCGCGCTGCGCGGGCTGGTGGCGCAGTACCTCTCCGCGATGCGGGCCCTCTCCGACGAGCTGCTGGAGCTGCTGGCCGCCGCCCTGCGCCTGGAGACGGACCATTTCACGCGGCACACCGGCCACCCCACCTGGGGGTTCAACGTCAACTGGTACCCCGGCACCGAGCTCCTCGGCCCGCCCCTGCCGGGTCAGTTCCGCATCGGCGCCCACACCGACTTCGGCACCGTCACCGTCCTCGACCGCCAGCAGGGCGCGGGCGGGCTCCAGATCCACACCGACGCCGAGGGCTGGCAGGACGCCCCGTACGATCCGGCCGCGCTCACCGTGAACATCGGCGACCTGATGGCGCGCTGGACGGGCGACCGCTGGCGGGCCGGCCGCCACCGGGTACTGCCGCCGCCCGCCGACGCACCGGCCGAGGAGCTCATCTCGCTCGTCTACTTCTACGAGTGCGATCCGCACACCCGGGTGGAGTCGCTCCCCGCGCCCCTCGGCCGGATCGCGCACGACCCGGTCGACTCGCACACCTACCTGAGGGCGCAGCTCGACGCGATCACCGTCCCGGAGGCCTAGGGCCTGTCCGGAGCCCGCCGGGTGCCCCGTACGCGACCCGATTACCCGATGTCGGGCGCGTTCGGCAGGATGGGCGTCATGACCGAGATCCGTACCCCCCGCCTCATCCTCCGCCGCTGGTCCGAGGACGACCTCGTACCCCTGTCGGAGATCAACGCCGACTCGGAGGTGATGCGCTGGATCGGTGAGGGCGACACCCTCGACCTGGAGGAGACCGCCGAAACCATCGAGCGCTGGGAGGACGAGTGGGACGAGGAGGGCTTCGGGATCTTCGCCGTGGAGCTGCTGGCCTCCGGCGAGCTGATCGGCGCGGTCGGACTCTCCATGCCGTGGTGGCTGCCCGAGGTCCTGCCGGCGGCGGAGATCACTTGGCGGCTCGGCCGGTCCTTCTGGGGCCAGGGCTACGCCTCGGAGGCCGCGCACGCCACGCTGGAGTTCGCCCTCCAGGACCGGGGCCTGGACCGGGTCGTCGCCGTCAACCGGGCGGGCAACGACGAGTCCGAGAACGTGATCCGCAAGCTGGGCATGACGGCGGAGAAGGACATCACGCACCCGGGATCCGGTGCGCTGCTCAACATCCACGCGATCGACCTCACCGAGTACGAGGGCTGAGCGCTCCGGCCGCCCCCGGGGCGGGGCCCGGCGCATCGACCGATCGGCTGACCCGGGAGTCGGCCGGCGGGCGGAGCGGAGGAGCGGTCGCGCGCGGTGAGGATGGGTACGGGGGAGCGGGCGCACCACCGGCCCCGTCCCTGGACCGAGAGGGGCACCATGCCGGAGCACGACCACCCGCACCCGCGCCGCCGAGCGCGGGGGACCCGTACCGCCCTGGCGGCCCTTGCCGCAGCGCTGCTCCTCGGAGCCTGCGCCGACCCGGCCGCGCCGCCGGCCGCCGCCACCGCCGTGGCCGCGCCGCTCCCGACGGCCTCGGCCGCCCCCGGCGGTACCCTGCTGGTCGCCGACTTCGGGGCGGACACGGTGACCTTCGTGGATCCGGAGCGCGGCCCCGTGGGCTCGGTCCCGGTCGGCAGGGCCCCGTACGGCCTGGTGGTGGGAGCGGACGGCCGGGCCTGGGTGGCCACGGCCGAGGGCGTCGCCGTCGTGGACACCCGTACGCGCACCGGGCTCGCCCGGATCCCCTACCGCACCACCGGCACCGGGCCCGTCACCGGAGGCGAGTACCGGGGCGGCGGCATGGGCATCGCGCTCGCGCCCGACGGCTCCCGCGCCTACGTCGGGGTCAACGTCCCCGGGACCACCGGCGCCCTGGAGGTCATCGACACGGCGAGGGCCGAGGTCACGGCAGTGGTCCCGGTGGGCCGGCGCCCCTTCGACGTGGATGTGTCGCGCGACGGCTCCGAGGTCTACGTCACCGGGCACGACTCCTTCGACGTCACCGTGGTGCCCGCGGGATCGCTCACGCCGCGCCGCATCGAGGTGGCCCCGTACGGGACGGAGGGCGGTCTGGGCTCGTGGCTGAAACCGCACTACGCCGCCGTTCGGCCGGCGGACGGGAAGCTGCTGCTCCCCTTCGAGGGCGAGCGGCTCGCGGTGGTGGATCCGCGTACGGGCAGCACCACGGTGGAGGAGCTCACCGCCGACACCCACCAGCACGGGGTCACGGTCACCACCGACGGCCGGCTGCTGGTGGTCGGCACGGGCGCTGTGGAGCCGGGGAAGGGCAAGGGTCCGTCGCTCACGGTCCGTTCCCCGGGCGGCGCGGAGCGCGTGTACCCGCTGGACGGGCCGCACGAGGACGTGGCCGTGTCCCGGGACGGGCACACGGCCTACGTCACCGGGGGCTACACGCGCGACGGCTACTGGAACGGCATCACGGTCGTGGACCTCGACAGCGGAAGCA carries:
- a CDS encoding DUF6158 family protein, with amino-acid sequence MAEHAPREAGPSAGGLDEGRLMKELEAIHRTRHETLLHGSDDALVTHTQRMDELEREYVRRHPERAQTPGRTRSGARARSGDAPGQG
- a CDS encoding DUF6126 family protein, which gives rise to MTTDKNEGSEQARSAAAKYEKWKENGVLLRAFFYIAGTHLFAGFVWLLFLLGEHAEK
- a CDS encoding TetR/AcrR family transcriptional regulator, with translation MMNEEELLDGAARVLAGDHSASMAHIAAGIGISRATLSRRYPTREALLKAVAVRAIDVVDGCLAPADLPGTAGGAEFDAALERLVTGLLPAAHLYGFTSRDATVLADPGFKAGIQRQDQRALAFLALGQGLGRLRVDLPAYWIWYSLWGLLDAAAEGVRDGHLARRDIGRLVLASFLSGTRPTPAE
- a CDS encoding MFS transporter; protein product: MHTPTQDPRRWIVLAILSGSLLLISMDTTILNVAFPSLVGDLQPGAVQQLWIIDIYALALSGLLVTAGALGDRWGRKRLLMAGFGIFALASLIAVFSTEAWHVIAARALLGVGGAAIMPSTLSILRSVFTDAKERAFALAVWAAVFGGGMAFGPVVGGLLVQDYGWHSAFLLNLPVAAVIVAAGLRYLPESRSPRSSGKWDWWGVGQSIVGMLALAGGIKQLGKSGVADPLPWALLALAAVALTLFVRRQLRVDNPLLQVRLFTKPAFSVAATAIFLPMVGMGAILFLVTQWFQYGQGYTPLEAGLRLLPAPLALICASMVAPTLMQRFAIRHVLGGGLVVLAAGMALPWTLQQFTGLGYPAFAVALTVMGLGAGVATTVASVTLISTAPADEVSSAAAIEETCYELGSAMGVAILGSTAAALYRGNLPALDLDSTTLAAVRDSVGEAAHTAERLGGTVGQTLLDVASQAYTLAITPAFLLAGALAVAAAATTWTLIPRDLQPTENH
- a CDS encoding serine hydrolase domain-containing protein, with amino-acid sequence MTGLLDILQPCVEGGSPPGAVALVDRGDGSEPEVVAVGSADAAGDVPMVRDSIFRIASLTKPVTAAATMMLVEDGRFALDDAVAAWLPEIAEPMVVRTPSSPVDDVVPAARPVTVADLLTFRAGWGFPTDFSLPAVAPLFGELRQGPPQPRAVAAPDEWMATLARIPMLHQPGEAWLYNACSDILGVLIARVAGCSLPEFLAERIFEPLGMADTGFAVPAGQLGRFTHCYRAGADGGLDLVDAPDGQWSSMPAFPSGAGGLVSTADDWFAFARMLLDGGGPLLSADSVRRMNTDHLTAAQRDGASLFLEGQGWGFGGSVDVTPTDPWNVPGRYGWIGGTGTAAHIVPSTGLTTILLTQLELAGPSPLPEPMRAVWAYGARGPRTTRT
- a CDS encoding carboxylesterase/lipase family protein — its product is MAAGRALLLALLLLATGPLAGAAAAPVAGAAAPHPGGPAAIGSRPVVKTDRGAVRGRETTGYRTFEGIPYAAAPTGPLRWRLPEPAPRWAGVRAPGAPGARCVQLPAIGPGGPSGSEDCLFLNVTAPKAAAAPPGPGARRPVMVWFHGGGFMNGAGDLYRPGRLAAAGGAVVVTVNYRLGIFGLFAHPALGGAPDFALADQQAALRWVRANAARFGGDPGNVTVFGESAGALSVCLHLTSPASAGLFHRAIAQSGSCSLTIPPRSLLPTLGAYEPFAPEHRTVAEGSAAAAGLGCEQSPDDTAGDAVLECLRGLPPAVLATPELMLRFSPVSYGTDLLPTEPRLALERGEFHRVPVVQGSNHDEMRLFLGPTLPGYPVSDPQAYRDRLRAAFGATAGRIEAAYPVTAHPTPALTFAAVLTDASFVCPQLRDSRALARHVPTYDYRFDDRQAPDFSGLPPLAGFPYGAAHGFELPYLFDTGLPLTAAQRVLADRMAGYWTRFAAAGDPNTPGTGPWWPRSPAVLSLAPADSGGIRPVDAAAEHHCGLWDSVGRTPGKAGS
- a CDS encoding mycothiol transferase; its protein translation is MKGTEVLADAFGRIQGVVHEAVDGLDAAQLNERIDPGANSITWLVWHLTRIQDDHVADAAGWEQVWDAQGWGERFGLALPAGSTGYGHTARQAGAVRVDSGELLLEYYDAVHERTGRFLRGLGATDLDRVVDERWDPPVTVGVRLVSVIGDSLQHAGQAAFVRGVLTREH